A stretch of the Sulfurimonas sp. HSL-1656 genome encodes the following:
- a CDS encoding sugar phosphate nucleotidyltransferase, with amino-acid sequence MKAVVMAGGFGTRIQPLTHSRPKPMLPIVNRPMMEHTMMTLKELGITEFIVLLYFKPDIIKEHFKDGSHLGINITYVLPDDDYGTAGAVKLAEEYIGDDNFIIISGDLVTDFDFKKIFDYHKQKDSKLTITLTSVENPLEFGVVIANEEGRIEKFLEKPSWGEVFSDTINTGIYVIEPEILSYIPKNENFDFAKDLFPLLMREGVPLMAGNAEGYWRDVGNPESYRDVYEDILGGSVKVMMPPVRQAYPDGTLYSDEPYKLDDSVEIIGTVVLGRNVTVGKGTKLNNVVVGDDCTIGKESKVRNSVLWERVTVDKRALLDGCVICNDNQIGKNVTAKAGLILAEECEIGQLVTVEKDVTIWPHKVIEDAAIVSRSVILGSRYKNSIFENGYVVGKSNVELSCEMATKLAEAFGAQLPIGSTVVMARDYNKGSRMLKRAFVGGLLSSGVNVKDYNGIPSSVLRCSLSMDSKVVAGVYFRQQIDDPTSTVITFYNSEALRINNEVAKKVEKAFFKETFRRVDFSQIGQIFESDHAREYSAYQKQMEHLFDPHFFKRSGCRIAVDVMHGMGYEVYPEILRDMEVDNIIFNAYADEKRLANINSLVKRSVGDMSAVMTSMGLDAGFMFYPYGQRLDIMCDEGKVLEKQTALYVVLTLLNMEARERGEKMKVFLPTWAADIVFFDSLEIERGQYANFKAEQMRQYDLVATGEGNFAFTAFATHRDSMFATLKILEMLIKFEVKLSELIASLPKFYYRTAQAACSQSLKGKMMRRFLEDAKGKDASTLDGVKIWLDKNDWVLMIPDQYSDHLNLYIQAETSERGEAILAEYTTKVAEWARA; translated from the coding sequence ATGAAAGCCGTTGTTATGGCAGGTGGGTTTGGAACGAGGATCCAACCGTTAACCCATTCGCGTCCGAAGCCGATGCTGCCGATTGTGAACCGTCCGATGATGGAGCACACGATGATGACCCTGAAGGAGCTCGGGATCACCGAGTTTATTGTGCTGCTCTATTTCAAGCCCGACATTATCAAGGAACACTTTAAAGACGGCAGCCACCTGGGGATCAACATCACTTACGTCCTGCCCGATGACGATTACGGCACGGCAGGGGCGGTCAAGCTGGCCGAGGAGTATATCGGCGACGACAACTTCATTATCATCAGCGGCGACCTGGTGACGGATTTCGATTTCAAGAAGATCTTCGATTACCACAAACAGAAAGACTCCAAGCTGACGATCACGCTCACCTCGGTCGAGAACCCTCTCGAGTTCGGCGTCGTCATCGCCAACGAAGAGGGGCGGATCGAGAAGTTCCTCGAAAAGCCGAGCTGGGGCGAGGTCTTCAGCGACACGATCAATACGGGGATCTACGTCATCGAACCGGAGATCCTCTCCTACATCCCCAAAAACGAGAATTTCGACTTCGCCAAAGACCTCTTCCCGCTGCTGATGCGCGAAGGGGTGCCCCTCATGGCCGGTAACGCCGAAGGGTACTGGCGCGATGTCGGCAACCCGGAGAGCTACCGCGACGTCTACGAGGATATCCTCGGCGGCAGCGTCAAGGTGATGATGCCGCCGGTCCGCCAGGCCTACCCCGACGGGACACTCTACAGCGACGAACCCTATAAACTCGACGACAGTGTCGAGATCATCGGGACGGTCGTCCTGGGCAGGAACGTCACCGTCGGCAAAGGCACGAAGCTCAACAACGTCGTCGTCGGCGACGACTGTACGATCGGCAAAGAGAGCAAAGTGCGCAACAGCGTCCTGTGGGAACGCGTCACGGTGGACAAGCGTGCACTGCTCGACGGTTGTGTCATCTGTAACGACAACCAGATCGGCAAAAACGTCACGGCAAAGGCGGGACTTATCCTGGCCGAAGAGTGCGAGATCGGCCAGCTGGTCACCGTCGAGAAGGACGTCACGATCTGGCCGCACAAAGTGATCGAGGATGCGGCCATCGTCAGCCGCAGCGTGATTCTCGGGAGCCGCTACAAGAACTCCATTTTCGAGAACGGGTATGTTGTCGGGAAATCCAACGTCGAGCTCTCCTGCGAAATGGCGACGAAGCTCGCCGAGGCGTTCGGTGCCCAGCTGCCGATCGGTTCGACGGTCGTCATGGCCCGCGACTATAACAAAGGCTCGCGGATGCTCAAACGCGCCTTCGTCGGCGGGCTGCTCTCCTCGGGTGTCAATGTCAAGGACTATAACGGCATTCCCTCCTCGGTCCTGCGCTGCAGCCTCTCCATGGACAGCAAGGTCGTCGCGGGGGTCTACTTCCGTCAGCAGATCGACGACCCCACCAGCACGGTCATCACCTTCTACAACAGTGAAGCGCTGCGGATCAACAACGAGGTGGCGAAGAAGGTTGAGAAGGCCTTTTTCAAAGAGACCTTCCGCCGGGTCGACTTTTCCCAGATCGGCCAGATCTTCGAATCGGATCATGCCAGAGAGTACTCCGCCTACCAGAAGCAGATGGAGCACCTCTTCGACCCGCATTTCTTCAAACGCAGCGGGTGCCGGATCGCCGTAGACGTGATGCACGGGATGGGCTATGAGGTCTACCCGGAAATCCTGCGCGACATGGAGGTGGACAATATCATCTTCAACGCTTATGCGGATGAGAAACGCCTGGCGAACATCAACTCCCTGGTGAAGCGCTCCGTCGGCGACATGAGTGCTGTCATGACTTCCATGGGGCTGGATGCCGGTTTCATGTTCTACCCCTACGGCCAGCGCCTGGATATCATGTGCGACGAGGGGAAGGTGCTCGAAAAGCAGACGGCGCTCTACGTCGTGCTTACGCTGCTGAACATGGAAGCGCGCGAACGCGGCGAGAAGATGAAGGTCTTCCTGCCGACCTGGGCGGCGGACATCGTCTTCTTCGACTCCCTCGAGATCGAGCGCGGACAGTACGCCAACTTCAAAGCGGAGCAGATGCGCCAGTACGACCTCGTGGCGACAGGGGAGGGGAACTTTGCCTTCACCGCCTTCGCGACGCACCGCGACAGCATGTTCGCGACCCTGAAGATCCTGGAGATGCTGATCAAGTTCGAGGTCAAGCTATCCGAGCTGATCGCGTCGCTGCCGAAGTTCTACTACCGTACGGCCCAGGCGGCATGTAGCCAGTCGCTCAAGGGCAAGATGATGCGCCGTTTCCTCGAGGATGCGAAGGGCAAAGACGCCTCGACCCTCGACGGCGTGAAGATCTGGCTCGACAAGAATGACTGGGTCCTGATGATTCCGGACCAGTACAGCGACCATCTCAACCTCTACATCCAGGCGGAGACGAGCGAGCGCGGCGAGGCGATTCTCGCCGAATACACGACCAAGGTTGCGGAGTGGGCCAGAGCGTGA
- the lysS gene encoding lysine--tRNA ligase, producing the protein MSFFDNKYIQQRIEKADALKAEGINPYANDSARNTTIDKFLNVNSDLAHTETKRDENRRYCVAGRIKFFRVMGKASFLKIEDESAMLQVYVTRDNLPEGFYNNVFKKQIEVGDIIEVEGFPFVTNQGELSLHVDGFKLLTKAIAPLPEKFHGLTDKEMRYRQRYLDLIMNSEVRKTFKIRSQIISLTRRFFEDKGFLEVETPMMHPIAGGANAKPFVTHHNALGVDRYLRIAPELYLKRLIVGGFEAVFEINRNFRNEGMDATHNPEFTSIEFYWAFKTYKDLIALTKEYFEYLFDHLKLPTLLPYGEMEVDFSKFTEIPLIESLSAIGGVPEIIVHDKAKMLVYLRENGFDVSDTLNVGQLQGEMFDAFVEDKLINPTFITMYPVEISPLARRNDANPALTDRFELFIAGREIANAFSELNDPIDQLGRFEGQLEAKAGGDEEAHEMDEDFVRALSYGMAPTAGQGIGIDRLVMLLTNEHSIRDVLLFPAMKPLKHETNPSEDGDEEE; encoded by the coding sequence TTGTCTTTTTTTGACAACAAATACATCCAGCAACGTATCGAAAAAGCCGATGCGCTCAAGGCCGAGGGGATCAACCCCTACGCCAACGACTCGGCACGCAATACGACCATCGACAAATTCCTGAACGTCAACTCCGACCTGGCGCATACCGAGACGAAACGCGACGAGAACCGCCGCTACTGCGTCGCGGGGCGCATCAAGTTCTTCCGCGTCATGGGGAAGGCGAGCTTCCTGAAGATCGAAGACGAAAGCGCCATGCTGCAGGTCTACGTCACCCGCGACAACCTGCCGGAGGGCTTTTACAACAACGTCTTCAAAAAACAGATCGAGGTCGGTGACATCATCGAGGTCGAAGGCTTCCCCTTCGTCACCAACCAGGGCGAGCTCTCCCTGCACGTCGACGGCTTCAAGCTCCTGACCAAGGCGATCGCGCCGCTGCCGGAGAAGTTCCACGGCCTCACCGACAAAGAGATGCGCTACCGCCAGCGCTACCTCGACCTGATCATGAACAGCGAAGTGCGCAAGACCTTCAAGATCCGCAGCCAGATCATTTCGCTCACGCGCCGCTTCTTCGAGGACAAAGGCTTCCTCGAGGTCGAAACGCCGATGATGCACCCCATCGCGGGGGGCGCCAACGCCAAGCCGTTCGTGACGCACCATAACGCCCTGGGCGTCGACCGCTACCTGCGCATCGCCCCGGAACTCTACCTCAAGCGCCTCATCGTCGGTGGCTTCGAAGCCGTCTTCGAGATCAACCGCAACTTCAGAAACGAGGGGATGGACGCGACGCACAACCCGGAGTTCACCTCCATCGAGTTCTACTGGGCCTTCAAGACCTACAAGGACCTCATTGCGCTCACCAAGGAGTACTTCGAGTACCTCTTCGACCACCTGAAGCTCCCGACGCTGCTGCCCTACGGCGAGATGGAAGTCGACTTCTCCAAATTCACGGAGATCCCGCTCATCGAGTCGCTCAGCGCGATCGGCGGCGTGCCGGAGATCATTGTACACGACAAAGCGAAGATGCTCGTCTACCTGCGTGAAAACGGATTTGACGTCAGCGACACTCTCAATGTCGGCCAGCTCCAGGGCGAAATGTTCGACGCCTTCGTCGAGGACAAGCTCATCAACCCGACCTTTATCACGATGTACCCGGTCGAGATCTCCCCGCTGGCACGCCGCAACGACGCCAACCCGGCGCTCACCGACCGCTTCGAGCTCTTTATCGCCGGGCGCGAGATCGCCAACGCCTTCAGCGAGCTCAACGACCCCATCGACCAGCTCGGCCGTTTCGAGGGGCAGCTCGAAGCCAAAGCCGGCGGTGACGAAGAGGCGCACGAGATGGACGAGGACTTCGTCCGCGCGCTCAGCTACGGGATGGCCCCGACCGCCGGCCAGGGGATCGGCATCGACCGTCTCGTCATGCTGCTGACCAACGAGCACTCCATCCGCGACGTGCTCCTGTTCCCGGCGATGAAGCCGCTGAAACATGAAACGAATCCATCCGAAGACGGAGACGAGGAAGAGTAA
- a CDS encoding serine hydroxymethyltransferase, giving the protein MSFLQEFDNEVYALCEKELERQTDHLEMIASENFTLPAVMEAMGSVFTNKYAEGYPQKRYYGGCEFADAVEQLAIDRACELFGCKFANVQPHAGSQANGAVYAALIQAGDKILGMDLSHGGHLTHGAKPSFSGKNYQSFTYGVELDGRINYERVMDIARIVQPKIIVCGASAYAREIDFKKFREIADEVGAILFADIAHIAGLVAAGEHPSPFPYADVVTTTTHKTLAGPRGGLIMTNDEDIAKKINSAIFPGLQGGPLVHVIAAKAVGFKYNLSEEWKAYAKQVKSNASVLADVIMKRGYKVVSDGTDNHLVLVSFLDRDFSGKDADAALGRAGITVNKNTVPGEFRSPFVTSGIRIGSPALTSRGMKEEQFEIIANRICDVLDDIENEAKQAEIKSELKALAQQFVIYSQPTY; this is encoded by the coding sequence ATGAGCTTTCTGCAAGAGTTTGACAACGAAGTTTATGCCCTGTGTGAAAAAGAGCTGGAGCGCCAGACCGACCACCTTGAGATGATCGCTTCCGAGAACTTTACCCTGCCCGCCGTCATGGAGGCGATGGGTTCCGTATTCACGAACAAATACGCCGAAGGCTACCCGCAGAAACGTTACTACGGCGGATGTGAATTTGCCGATGCCGTCGAGCAGCTCGCCATCGACCGCGCCTGCGAGCTCTTCGGCTGTAAATTCGCCAACGTCCAGCCGCACGCCGGCTCCCAGGCGAACGGCGCCGTCTACGCCGCGCTGATCCAGGCGGGCGACAAGATCCTCGGGATGGACCTGAGCCACGGCGGTCACCTGACCCACGGTGCGAAGCCCAGCTTCTCGGGCAAGAACTACCAGAGCTTCACCTACGGTGTCGAGCTCGACGGCCGCATCAACTACGAGCGTGTCATGGACATCGCCCGCATCGTCCAGCCGAAGATCATCGTCTGCGGCGCTTCCGCCTATGCCAGAGAGATCGACTTCAAGAAATTCCGCGAGATCGCGGACGAAGTCGGTGCGATCCTCTTTGCGGACATCGCCCACATCGCCGGCCTCGTTGCCGCAGGTGAGCACCCGAGCCCGTTCCCGTACGCAGACGTCGTCACCACAACGACGCACAAGACCCTTGCCGGCCCGCGCGGCGGTCTCATCATGACCAACGACGAGGATATCGCGAAGAAAATCAACTCTGCGATCTTCCCGGGTCTGCAGGGCGGGCCGCTGGTCCACGTCATCGCCGCCAAGGCCGTTGGCTTCAAATACAACCTCTCCGAGGAGTGGAAAGCGTACGCGAAGCAGGTCAAGTCCAACGCGAGCGTCCTCGCCGACGTCATCATGAAACGCGGCTACAAGGTCGTCAGCGACGGTACGGACAACCACCTGGTGCTCGTCTCCTTCCTCGACCGCGACTTCAGCGGTAAAGATGCCGATGCGGCGCTGGGCCGTGCGGGCATCACCGTCAACAAGAACACCGTTCCGGGCGAATTCCGTTCGCCCTTTGTCACCTCCGGTATCCGCATCGGTTCCCCGGCACTGACGTCCCGCGGGATGAAAGAGGAGCAGTTCGAGATCATCGCCAACCGCATCTGCGACGTCCTCGACGATATCGAGAACGAAGCCAAGCAGGCCGAAATCAAATCAGAACTCAAAGCGCTCGCCCAGCAGTTCGTCATCTACTCCCAGCCGACGTATTGA
- a CDS encoding transcriptional repressor, which yields MSHSNDFNAKTIEYEQLLEDFKKLLKKNGLKFTIQREVILETLYNSDEHLTPEALHKKIQENYPDLKTGIATIYRTLGLLENEEIVTSLSFGAQGKKYELGAKEHHDHMICTECGSITEFVDEEIEKRQHAIAEKLGFQMKDHSMQIYGVCAECQKKSHT from the coding sequence ATGAGCCATTCGAATGACTTCAACGCCAAAACCATCGAATACGAACAGCTCCTCGAAGATTTCAAAAAACTGCTGAAAAAGAACGGGCTGAAGTTCACGATCCAGCGCGAGGTGATCCTGGAGACGCTTTATAACTCCGACGAGCACCTGACCCCCGAAGCGCTTCACAAGAAGATCCAGGAGAACTACCCGGACCTCAAAACGGGGATCGCGACAATCTACCGCACGCTGGGGCTGCTGGAGAATGAAGAGATCGTCACCTCGCTCTCCTTCGGCGCCCAGGGCAAGAAGTACGAGCTGGGTGCCAAAGAGCACCACGACCATATGATCTGTACCGAATGCGGCTCCATCACCGAGTTCGTCGACGAAGAGATCGAAAAACGCCAGCACGCCATCGCCGAAAAACTCGGCTTCCAGATGAAAGACCACTCGATGCAGATCTACGGGGTCTGCGCCGAATGCCAGAAAAAATCACACACCTAA
- the gatC gene encoding Asp-tRNA(Asn)/Glu-tRNA(Gln) amidotransferase subunit GatC codes for MQIDDALLSRLEKLSMLKIDDAHREEVIGQLSEIVAFVDNLSALDTTDVPDTFAMTANATQLREDVPNCNTAVNDDILEHAPHSDEHFFIVPKIIE; via the coding sequence ATGCAAATCGATGACGCCCTGCTAAGCCGTCTGGAAAAACTCTCAATGCTCAAGATTGACGACGCCCACCGCGAAGAGGTGATCGGTCAGCTCAGCGAGATCGTCGCCTTTGTCGACAATCTTAGCGCACTGGATACAACCGATGTCCCCGACACCTTTGCCATGACCGCAAATGCGACGCAATTGCGCGAAGATGTTCCCAACTGCAACACCGCCGTCAACGACGACATCCTTGAACATGCTCCTCACAGCGACGAGCATTTCTTTATCGTCCCGAAGATTATCGAATGA
- a CDS encoding DUF1882 domain-containing protein, with amino-acid sequence MDREARFFERIVRSYYWQKMPEVAEQIPFGNRTFFSKYKRVDAPLSDTLINAHRARQLTLAHPLVDADGNVPFIVIDYNGDAPKHFYHHAGKILSALGYEDLVTFHSASPNHLHLYVPCDAALQHAVEMGKIISQKLEEKMNRQWRVFPTDALPDAYNIINLPYALFTAGGNKGAQYA; translated from the coding sequence ATGGACAGAGAGGCCCGTTTTTTCGAACGGATCGTCCGGTCGTACTACTGGCAGAAGATGCCGGAAGTCGCCGAACAGATCCCGTTCGGGAACCGCACCTTCTTTTCGAAATACAAGCGTGTCGATGCGCCGCTGAGCGATACCCTGATCAACGCGCACCGCGCCCGGCAGCTTACCCTGGCCCACCCCCTTGTCGACGCTGACGGTAACGTCCCTTTTATCGTGATCGACTACAACGGCGATGCGCCAAAGCACTTCTACCACCATGCGGGCAAGATCCTCTCGGCACTGGGGTATGAAGACCTTGTCACCTTCCACTCGGCAAGCCCGAACCACCTGCATCTCTACGTGCCATGCGACGCCGCTTTACAACACGCCGTCGAAATGGGTAAAATCATTTCCCAAAAACTGGAAGAGAAAATGAACCGGCAGTGGCGGGTCTTCCCCACCGACGCGCTGCCCGATGCCTACAACATCATTAATCTTCCCTATGCCCTGTTTACAGCGGGGGGCAACAAAGGAGCCCAGTATGCCTGA
- a CDS encoding CvpA family protein, translated as MDFNYFDLVISVIILLLGLKGILNGFFKELFGLIGIIGGIFVASRVSGEVGAFLNDNIFHFESPSLISFSGFLLTLALFWLAMVGIGHLFKRLGAASGLGALDRLAGFVFGSGKFFFIAAVIAYALNNVVTIRENIREPLEGSILFPILVETGSYIMHLDTESLQPKESAPKPETNDSAISIERAGEIIETVKSQLKEQTQ; from the coding sequence ATGGATTTCAACTACTTCGACCTTGTCATCTCCGTCATCATCCTGCTGCTTGGCCTCAAAGGCATCCTCAACGGCTTTTTCAAAGAGCTTTTCGGGTTGATCGGGATCATCGGCGGTATCTTCGTCGCATCGCGCGTCAGCGGCGAGGTCGGAGCCTTCCTCAACGACAATATTTTCCATTTCGAGAGCCCCTCTCTCATCTCTTTTTCGGGCTTCCTCCTCACCTTGGCGCTCTTCTGGCTCGCCATGGTCGGAATCGGCCATCTCTTCAAACGCCTCGGTGCCGCCAGCGGCCTGGGCGCGCTTGACCGTCTTGCCGGGTTCGTGTTCGGCAGCGGGAAGTTCTTCTTCATCGCCGCCGTCATCGCCTATGCCCTCAACAACGTCGTCACCATCCGCGAAAACATCCGCGAACCGCTTGAGGGAAGCATCCTTTTCCCTATTCTCGTCGAGACCGGCAGCTACATCATGCACCTCGACACCGAATCGCTGCAGCCCAAGGAGAGCGCACCCAAGCCCGAAACGAACGACTCCGCCATCTCGATCGAACGTGCCGGCGAGATCATCGAGACGGTCAAATCACAGCTGAAGGAGCAGACGCAATGA
- a CDS encoding Spx/MgsR family RNA polymerase-binding regulatory protein — MITVYGIKNCDSVKKALAFFKKHDIAYTFVDFKTDPVGEAEVDRWLAMGAEMQQLFNTRGTTYRTLKLKELNLDDGGKRTWLAKENLLIKRPVVETGNHVIIGFNEPLYEGELLS; from the coding sequence ATGATCACTGTCTACGGCATCAAAAACTGCGACAGCGTGAAAAAAGCCCTCGCTTTTTTCAAAAAGCACGACATCGCCTACACCTTCGTGGATTTCAAAACGGATCCCGTCGGCGAAGCGGAAGTCGACCGCTGGCTTGCAATGGGTGCCGAGATGCAACAGCTTTTCAATACGCGGGGAACGACCTACCGTACCCTCAAACTCAAAGAACTCAACCTCGATGACGGCGGTAAACGGACCTGGCTTGCCAAGGAAAACCTGTTAATAAAACGCCCTGTTGTGGAAACCGGAAATCATGTTATAATCGGTTTCAATGAACCCCTCTATGAAGGAGAACTTCTCTCATGA
- a CDS encoding type IV pilus twitching motility protein PilT, whose protein sequence is MSQTLDIRKLLKSVVAYNASDLHLVSRSEPQIRIDGRLVALNLPVLDGKTIEDMSYSLLTEKQKKEFEEHNELDFAILLPEVGRFRANYYKTMGDIACAFRIIPIEIPSLDDLNAKSIFKKIIKREKGLILVTGPTGSGKSTTLAAMLNEINETENRHIISVEDPVEFVHQNKKCLFSHRNVGTDTANFANALKYAMREDPDVILVGEMRDKETIAAALTAAETGHLVFGTLHTNSAPQTINRIIDVFSGDEQPQIRAQLSTSIIAVISQALLPRLGGGRVAAQELMINIPAVANLIREDKVHQLYSQMQLNQQETGMVTQTQELFDLVRKRIVSKQDAIQWSNRPDELIKALDAAAL, encoded by the coding sequence ATGAGTCAGACCCTGGATATCCGTAAACTGTTAAAAAGCGTCGTCGCCTACAATGCGTCGGACCTTCACCTCGTTTCCCGTTCCGAACCGCAGATCCGTATCGACGGCCGTCTGGTGGCGCTGAACCTTCCCGTCCTCGACGGCAAAACGATCGAGGATATGTCCTACTCCCTGCTGACCGAGAAACAGAAAAAAGAGTTCGAGGAGCATAACGAACTCGACTTCGCGATCCTGCTCCCCGAAGTCGGCCGTTTCCGTGCGAACTACTATAAGACGATGGGCGACATCGCCTGCGCCTTCCGTATCATTCCGATCGAGATCCCGAGCCTTGACGATCTCAACGCCAAATCGATCTTCAAAAAAATCATCAAACGCGAGAAGGGGCTTATCCTCGTCACCGGCCCGACCGGTAGCGGTAAGTCCACCACCCTGGCGGCCATGCTCAACGAGATCAACGAAACGGAAAACCGCCACATCATCAGCGTCGAGGACCCGGTCGAATTCGTTCACCAGAACAAAAAGTGTCTCTTCTCCCACCGGAACGTCGGGACCGATACGGCCAACTTCGCCAACGCGCTCAAATACGCGATGCGTGAAGACCCCGATGTCATCCTGGTCGGGGAGATGCGTGACAAGGAGACCATTGCCGCCGCACTGACCGCGGCCGAAACGGGTCACCTCGTCTTCGGAACCCTGCACACCAACTCCGCGCCGCAGACGATCAACCGTATTATCGACGTCTTCAGCGGGGACGAGCAGCCGCAGATCCGTGCGCAGCTCTCCACCTCCATCATCGCCGTTATCTCCCAGGCGCTGCTCCCGCGTCTGGGCGGCGGACGGGTCGCGGCCCAGGAGCTGATGATCAACATTCCGGCAGTCGCCAACCTGATCCGCGAAGACAAAGTCCACCAGCTCTATTCCCAGATGCAGCTCAACCAGCAGGAGACGGGGATGGTCACCCAGACCCAGGAGCTCTTCGACCTGGTCCGCAAGCGGATCGTCTCCAAGCAGGACGCCATCCAGTGGTCCAACCGTCCCGACGAACTTATCAAGGCGCTCGACGCCGCCGCGCTCTAA
- a CDS encoding 3-deoxy-7-phosphoheptulonate synthase class II, which produces MSNWSPSSWRSFPIKQQPTYPDQDHLKRVEAELRRYPPLVFAGEARNLKTQLAQVSEGKAFLLQGGDCAESFSEFHADNIRDTFKVMLQMAVVMSFASGLPVVKVGRMGGQFAKPRSSDMETIGDVTLPSYRGDIINSIEFTEDARIPDPERMIHAYHQAAPTLNLLRAFASGGMADLHQVHKWNLDFVKQTEMSEKYEAFAAQIEQSLRFMEACGVTSQSYRTLRETDYFTSHEALLLNYEEAFTRQDSLTGDWYDVSSHMLWIGDRTRQVDGAHVEFLRGVKNPLAFKAGPSMTTEDLLKLCDTLNPENEAGRINVIVRMGAGKVGDHLPELIRAVEREGKQVLWSCDPMHGNIIKSGNGYKTRRVDDILTEMKEFFQVHKSEGTYGGGVHLEMTGKNVTECLGGAFHITEEDLNSRYHTHCDPRLNADQSLELAFLIADTLKAARS; this is translated from the coding sequence ATGAGTAACTGGTCACCATCGAGCTGGAGAAGTTTTCCGATCAAGCAGCAACCGACCTACCCCGATCAGGACCACCTGAAACGGGTCGAAGCAGAGCTGCGGCGTTATCCGCCGCTGGTGTTTGCGGGCGAAGCACGGAACCTCAAAACGCAGCTGGCCCAGGTCTCTGAAGGGAAGGCGTTCCTGCTCCAGGGCGGCGACTGCGCCGAGAGTTTCTCCGAGTTCCATGCCGACAACATCCGCGATACGTTCAAAGTGATGCTGCAGATGGCCGTCGTCATGAGCTTCGCCAGCGGCCTGCCGGTCGTCAAAGTCGGGCGCATGGGCGGACAGTTCGCCAAGCCGCGCTCCTCTGACATGGAAACTATCGGTGACGTGACGCTGCCGAGCTACCGCGGCGATATCATCAACAGCATCGAATTTACCGAGGACGCACGTATCCCGGATCCGGAACGCATGATCCACGCCTACCACCAGGCGGCACCGACGCTGAACCTGCTGCGCGCCTTCGCGTCTGGGGGTATGGCGGATCTGCACCAGGTCCACAAGTGGAACCTCGATTTCGTCAAGCAGACGGAGATGTCGGAGAAGTACGAAGCCTTCGCCGCACAGATCGAGCAGTCCCTGCGCTTTATGGAAGCCTGCGGCGTGACGTCGCAGAGCTACCGCACCCTGCGTGAAACGGATTACTTCACCTCGCACGAAGCGCTACTGCTCAACTACGAAGAGGCCTTCACCCGCCAGGACTCCCTGACGGGCGACTGGTACGACGTCTCCTCGCACATGCTCTGGATCGGCGACCGTACCCGCCAGGTCGACGGCGCGCACGTCGAGTTCCTGCGCGGCGTCAAAAACCCGCTGGCCTTCAAAGCCGGTCCGTCCATGACGACCGAAGACCTGCTCAAGCTCTGCGATACCCTGAACCCGGAGAACGAAGCGGGACGCATCAACGTCATCGTACGCATGGGTGCGGGCAAGGTCGGCGACCACCTGCCGGAACTGATCCGCGCCGTCGAACGCGAAGGCAAACAAGTACTCTGGAGCTGCGACCCGATGCACGGCAACATCATCAAGTCCGGCAACGGTTACAAGACCCGCCGCGTCGATGATATCCTCACCGAGATGAAAGAGTTCTTCCAGGTCCACAAGTCCGAGGGGACCTACGGCGGCGGCGTTCACCTGGAGATGACGGGCAAGAACGTCACCGAGTGCCTCGGCGGTGCCTTCCATATTACGGAAGAGGACCTCAACAGCCGCTACCACACCCACTGCGATCCGCGCCTCAATGCGGACCAGTCCCTCGAACTGGCGTTCCTCATCGCCGATACCCTCAAAGCAGCCCGTAGCTAA